The proteins below are encoded in one region of Mya arenaria isolate MELC-2E11 chromosome 15, ASM2691426v1:
- the LOC128220276 gene encoding uncharacterized protein LOC128220276 isoform X2: MYRNYLRLQVLFLQICTKVLRHALEYFANKESGGDLKEFNFAGFINTKLDILKDLQHQKDITNTQVKAFKRGQNQEWDISLLAVVLLNMVQLGAKERAAVESIRKERNSIQHLNNCEVNDDSYKTIRDTVSNQLRLLASVAGPDFKAEIEIDLKTAEQLDAPGEPWITVFKEQLNESKMNLEVLQRLDSIDMNLQSLKEQRIPESGSSVPNNQCNTRIENNSSIFIETLMESPTFKIRRPLLQQSETFLTNQKVVVLTGHKKELVMSVLKYIVIGYPKEMKNVALVNTTSDWSSVSPENTGLIILKNIAGPWEKKESTKRHMLDKWINMFDEIHARAKGTSMSVAIVLKKSHLNEIKSLCDHKLLQNVVEIGVRDAAPDQRLIQSRIPSAGTDPESIFKEKDQRKTKLKMDKDDINAPTNLCKLVTSNTTSHSYISFILVSTAQDYIIVLDVWNWSIKLFDTEEHKLHSEINCNSKNWKEPWAVAELPNAQQFAVTFPKDNTIRMFRLTKEYRFPVLRNIPSDTIQTAAADCRGICSLEGYLVVSFGTAGDCCEHGIIQILKLTGEVYQQIDHKDGEPLFNNPKYLEMSTGKNLIHVSDEGKNKIITIDFEGIVWSEIDIQRPGYVVADPTKDDLLICSKDSRNLFQASCETDQCFEFETQHMQEEPIALAFDRDNQCLFVAFRGSPDVLKYPINI, translated from the exons ATGTATCGTAACTATTTAAGGTTGCAAGTATTGTTCTTGCAAATTTGTACGAAGGTTCTGAGACATGCCTTggaatattttgcaaataaagaaTCGGGAGGCGATTTAAAAGAATTCAATTTTGCAGGTTTTATTAATACAAAGTTAGACATATTGAAAGATTTACAGCATCAAAAAGATATAACCAATACTCAAGTGAAGGCGTTTAAACGAGGACAAAATCAAGAATGGGATATATCTCTTTTAGCAGTAGTACTTCTAAATATGGTTCAATTGGGGGCAAAAGAAAGAGCTGCCGTTGAAAGTATTCGAAAAGAGAGAAACAGcattcaacatttaaataattgtgaAGTTAACGATGATTCCTATAAGACTATCAGGGACACGGTTTCTAATCAATTAAGATTATTGGCCTCAGTGGCAGGACCCGATTTCAAGGCAGAAATCGAGATAGACTTGAAAACAGCAGAGCAGCTTGATGCACCCGGGGAACCCTGGATAACAGTATTCAAGGAACAATTAAATGAATCGAAAATGAACTTAGAAGTTCTGCAAAGATTGGATTCAATCGATATGAACTTGCAATCTCTGAAAGAACAACGTATTCCCGAGTCAG GTAGCTCAGTGCCAAACAATCAATGCAATACTCGCATAGAAA aCAACAGCAGCATATTTATAGAGACGTTGATGGAATCACCCACATTCAAAATAAGGCGGCCTTTATTACAGCAATCAGAGACATTTTTGACGAACCAGAAAGTAGTCGTTTTAACTGGTCATAAAAAGGAACTTGTGATGTCTGTtcttaaatacattgtcatTGGTTAcccaaaagaaatgaaaaatgttgcaCTGGTGAATACTACAAGCGATTGGAGTTCTGTTTCGCCAGAAAACACGGGCCtgatcattttgaaaaatatcgcAGGACCTTGGGAAAAGAAAGAATCAACTAAAAGACACATGCTTGATAAATGGATAAATATGTTTGACGAAATACATGCACGTGCAAAGGGCACTTCGATGTCAGTTGCAATAGTGTTGAAGAAAAGCCATTTAAATGAGATTAAATCCTTGTGTGATCACAAACTTCTTCAGAATGTGGTCGAAATTGGAGTACGAGATGCTGCACCCGATCAAAGGCTAATACAATCTAGAATTCCATCAGCAG gAACCGATCCTGAGAGTATCTTCAA ggAGAAAGATCAACGCAAAACAAAACTGAAGATGGACAAAGACGACATAAATGCACCAACGAACCTTTGCAAACTTGTAACAAGTAATACGACATCACATTCTTACATTTCGTTCATTTTAGTATCAACTGCTCAAGACTACATTATAGTCCTCGATGTATGGAACTGGTCCATTAAGTTGTTTGACACTGAGGAACACAAACTGCATTCGGAAATAAACTGCAATTCAAAGAATTGGAAAGAACCTTGGGCTGTAGCTGAATTGCCAAATGCACAACAATTTGCCGTGACATTTCCAAAAGACAACACGATTAGGATGTTTCGCTTAACAAAAGAGTACAGATTTCCAGTCTTACGAAATATTCCTTCGGACACAATCCAAACAGCAGCAGCAGACTGTCGTGGCATTTGTAGTCTAGAAGGTTATTTGGTAGTTTCCTTTGGAACAGCGGGAGACTGTTGTGAACATGGTATAATACAAATCCTTAAGCTTACAGGAGAAGTCTACCAACAAATCGACCATAAAGACGGGGAACCTCTTTTCAATAATCCTAAGTACTTGGAAATGAGCACGGGAAAGAACCTTATTCATGTAAGTGACGAAGGCAAAAACAAGATAATCACGATCGATTTTGAGGGAATTGTTTGGTCTGAAATCGACATTCAACGTCCAGGTTATGTCGTTGCCGACCCTACGAAAGATGATTTATTAATTTGCTCCAAGGACAGCAGAAACCTGTTTCAAGCATCGTGTGAAACAGACCAATGTTTTGAATTCGAAACACAGCATATGCAAGAGGAACCAATTGCCTTGGCATTTGACAGAGATAATCAGTGCCTGTTTGTCGCCTTTCGTGGATCGCCAGATGTACTGAAATATCCgattaatatttaa
- the LOC128220276 gene encoding uncharacterized protein LOC128220276 isoform X1, whose translation MNKSRNPERFVRMYRNYLRLQVLFLQICTKVLRHALEYFANKESGGDLKEFNFAGFINTKLDILKDLQHQKDITNTQVKAFKRGQNQEWDISLLAVVLLNMVQLGAKERAAVESIRKERNSIQHLNNCEVNDDSYKTIRDTVSNQLRLLASVAGPDFKAEIEIDLKTAEQLDAPGEPWITVFKEQLNESKMNLEVLQRLDSIDMNLQSLKEQRIPESGSSVPNNQCNTRIENNSSIFIETLMESPTFKIRRPLLQQSETFLTNQKVVVLTGHKKELVMSVLKYIVIGYPKEMKNVALVNTTSDWSSVSPENTGLIILKNIAGPWEKKESTKRHMLDKWINMFDEIHARAKGTSMSVAIVLKKSHLNEIKSLCDHKLLQNVVEIGVRDAAPDQRLIQSRIPSAGTDPESIFKEKDQRKTKLKMDKDDINAPTNLCKLVTSNTTSHSYISFILVSTAQDYIIVLDVWNWSIKLFDTEEHKLHSEINCNSKNWKEPWAVAELPNAQQFAVTFPKDNTIRMFRLTKEYRFPVLRNIPSDTIQTAAADCRGICSLEGYLVVSFGTAGDCCEHGIIQILKLTGEVYQQIDHKDGEPLFNNPKYLEMSTGKNLIHVSDEGKNKIITIDFEGIVWSEIDIQRPGYVVADPTKDDLLICSKDSRNLFQASCETDQCFEFETQHMQEEPIALAFDRDNQCLFVAFRGSPDVLKYPINI comes from the exons ATGAACAAGTCCAGGAATCCTGAAC GATTTGTCAGAATGTATCGTAACTATTTAAGGTTGCAAGTATTGTTCTTGCAAATTTGTACGAAGGTTCTGAGACATGCCTTggaatattttgcaaataaagaaTCGGGAGGCGATTTAAAAGAATTCAATTTTGCAGGTTTTATTAATACAAAGTTAGACATATTGAAAGATTTACAGCATCAAAAAGATATAACCAATACTCAAGTGAAGGCGTTTAAACGAGGACAAAATCAAGAATGGGATATATCTCTTTTAGCAGTAGTACTTCTAAATATGGTTCAATTGGGGGCAAAAGAAAGAGCTGCCGTTGAAAGTATTCGAAAAGAGAGAAACAGcattcaacatttaaataattgtgaAGTTAACGATGATTCCTATAAGACTATCAGGGACACGGTTTCTAATCAATTAAGATTATTGGCCTCAGTGGCAGGACCCGATTTCAAGGCAGAAATCGAGATAGACTTGAAAACAGCAGAGCAGCTTGATGCACCCGGGGAACCCTGGATAACAGTATTCAAGGAACAATTAAATGAATCGAAAATGAACTTAGAAGTTCTGCAAAGATTGGATTCAATCGATATGAACTTGCAATCTCTGAAAGAACAACGTATTCCCGAGTCAG GTAGCTCAGTGCCAAACAATCAATGCAATACTCGCATAGAAA aCAACAGCAGCATATTTATAGAGACGTTGATGGAATCACCCACATTCAAAATAAGGCGGCCTTTATTACAGCAATCAGAGACATTTTTGACGAACCAGAAAGTAGTCGTTTTAACTGGTCATAAAAAGGAACTTGTGATGTCTGTtcttaaatacattgtcatTGGTTAcccaaaagaaatgaaaaatgttgcaCTGGTGAATACTACAAGCGATTGGAGTTCTGTTTCGCCAGAAAACACGGGCCtgatcattttgaaaaatatcgcAGGACCTTGGGAAAAGAAAGAATCAACTAAAAGACACATGCTTGATAAATGGATAAATATGTTTGACGAAATACATGCACGTGCAAAGGGCACTTCGATGTCAGTTGCAATAGTGTTGAAGAAAAGCCATTTAAATGAGATTAAATCCTTGTGTGATCACAAACTTCTTCAGAATGTGGTCGAAATTGGAGTACGAGATGCTGCACCCGATCAAAGGCTAATACAATCTAGAATTCCATCAGCAG gAACCGATCCTGAGAGTATCTTCAA ggAGAAAGATCAACGCAAAACAAAACTGAAGATGGACAAAGACGACATAAATGCACCAACGAACCTTTGCAAACTTGTAACAAGTAATACGACATCACATTCTTACATTTCGTTCATTTTAGTATCAACTGCTCAAGACTACATTATAGTCCTCGATGTATGGAACTGGTCCATTAAGTTGTTTGACACTGAGGAACACAAACTGCATTCGGAAATAAACTGCAATTCAAAGAATTGGAAAGAACCTTGGGCTGTAGCTGAATTGCCAAATGCACAACAATTTGCCGTGACATTTCCAAAAGACAACACGATTAGGATGTTTCGCTTAACAAAAGAGTACAGATTTCCAGTCTTACGAAATATTCCTTCGGACACAATCCAAACAGCAGCAGCAGACTGTCGTGGCATTTGTAGTCTAGAAGGTTATTTGGTAGTTTCCTTTGGAACAGCGGGAGACTGTTGTGAACATGGTATAATACAAATCCTTAAGCTTACAGGAGAAGTCTACCAACAAATCGACCATAAAGACGGGGAACCTCTTTTCAATAATCCTAAGTACTTGGAAATGAGCACGGGAAAGAACCTTATTCATGTAAGTGACGAAGGCAAAAACAAGATAATCACGATCGATTTTGAGGGAATTGTTTGGTCTGAAATCGACATTCAACGTCCAGGTTATGTCGTTGCCGACCCTACGAAAGATGATTTATTAATTTGCTCCAAGGACAGCAGAAACCTGTTTCAAGCATCGTGTGAAACAGACCAATGTTTTGAATTCGAAACACAGCATATGCAAGAGGAACCAATTGCCTTGGCATTTGACAGAGATAATCAGTGCCTGTTTGTCGCCTTTCGTGGATCGCCAGATGTACTGAAATATCCgattaatatttaa
- the LOC128220276 gene encoding uncharacterized protein LOC128220276 isoform X3, translated as MVQLGAKERAAVESIRKERNSIQHLNNCEVNDDSYKTIRDTVSNQLRLLASVAGPDFKAEIEIDLKTAEQLDAPGEPWITVFKEQLNESKMNLEVLQRLDSIDMNLQSLKEQRIPESGSSVPNNQCNTRIENNSSIFIETLMESPTFKIRRPLLQQSETFLTNQKVVVLTGHKKELVMSVLKYIVIGYPKEMKNVALVNTTSDWSSVSPENTGLIILKNIAGPWEKKESTKRHMLDKWINMFDEIHARAKGTSMSVAIVLKKSHLNEIKSLCDHKLLQNVVEIGVRDAAPDQRLIQSRIPSAGTDPESIFKEKDQRKTKLKMDKDDINAPTNLCKLVTSNTTSHSYISFILVSTAQDYIIVLDVWNWSIKLFDTEEHKLHSEINCNSKNWKEPWAVAELPNAQQFAVTFPKDNTIRMFRLTKEYRFPVLRNIPSDTIQTAAADCRGICSLEGYLVVSFGTAGDCCEHGIIQILKLTGEVYQQIDHKDGEPLFNNPKYLEMSTGKNLIHVSDEGKNKIITIDFEGIVWSEIDIQRPGYVVADPTKDDLLICSKDSRNLFQASCETDQCFEFETQHMQEEPIALAFDRDNQCLFVAFRGSPDVLKYPINI; from the exons ATGGTTCAATTGGGGGCAAAAGAAAGAGCTGCCGTTGAAAGTATTCGAAAAGAGAGAAACAGcattcaacatttaaataattgtgaAGTTAACGATGATTCCTATAAGACTATCAGGGACACGGTTTCTAATCAATTAAGATTATTGGCCTCAGTGGCAGGACCCGATTTCAAGGCAGAAATCGAGATAGACTTGAAAACAGCAGAGCAGCTTGATGCACCCGGGGAACCCTGGATAACAGTATTCAAGGAACAATTAAATGAATCGAAAATGAACTTAGAAGTTCTGCAAAGATTGGATTCAATCGATATGAACTTGCAATCTCTGAAAGAACAACGTATTCCCGAGTCAG GTAGCTCAGTGCCAAACAATCAATGCAATACTCGCATAGAAA aCAACAGCAGCATATTTATAGAGACGTTGATGGAATCACCCACATTCAAAATAAGGCGGCCTTTATTACAGCAATCAGAGACATTTTTGACGAACCAGAAAGTAGTCGTTTTAACTGGTCATAAAAAGGAACTTGTGATGTCTGTtcttaaatacattgtcatTGGTTAcccaaaagaaatgaaaaatgttgcaCTGGTGAATACTACAAGCGATTGGAGTTCTGTTTCGCCAGAAAACACGGGCCtgatcattttgaaaaatatcgcAGGACCTTGGGAAAAGAAAGAATCAACTAAAAGACACATGCTTGATAAATGGATAAATATGTTTGACGAAATACATGCACGTGCAAAGGGCACTTCGATGTCAGTTGCAATAGTGTTGAAGAAAAGCCATTTAAATGAGATTAAATCCTTGTGTGATCACAAACTTCTTCAGAATGTGGTCGAAATTGGAGTACGAGATGCTGCACCCGATCAAAGGCTAATACAATCTAGAATTCCATCAGCAG gAACCGATCCTGAGAGTATCTTCAA ggAGAAAGATCAACGCAAAACAAAACTGAAGATGGACAAAGACGACATAAATGCACCAACGAACCTTTGCAAACTTGTAACAAGTAATACGACATCACATTCTTACATTTCGTTCATTTTAGTATCAACTGCTCAAGACTACATTATAGTCCTCGATGTATGGAACTGGTCCATTAAGTTGTTTGACACTGAGGAACACAAACTGCATTCGGAAATAAACTGCAATTCAAAGAATTGGAAAGAACCTTGGGCTGTAGCTGAATTGCCAAATGCACAACAATTTGCCGTGACATTTCCAAAAGACAACACGATTAGGATGTTTCGCTTAACAAAAGAGTACAGATTTCCAGTCTTACGAAATATTCCTTCGGACACAATCCAAACAGCAGCAGCAGACTGTCGTGGCATTTGTAGTCTAGAAGGTTATTTGGTAGTTTCCTTTGGAACAGCGGGAGACTGTTGTGAACATGGTATAATACAAATCCTTAAGCTTACAGGAGAAGTCTACCAACAAATCGACCATAAAGACGGGGAACCTCTTTTCAATAATCCTAAGTACTTGGAAATGAGCACGGGAAAGAACCTTATTCATGTAAGTGACGAAGGCAAAAACAAGATAATCACGATCGATTTTGAGGGAATTGTTTGGTCTGAAATCGACATTCAACGTCCAGGTTATGTCGTTGCCGACCCTACGAAAGATGATTTATTAATTTGCTCCAAGGACAGCAGAAACCTGTTTCAAGCATCGTGTGAAACAGACCAATGTTTTGAATTCGAAACACAGCATATGCAAGAGGAACCAATTGCCTTGGCATTTGACAGAGATAATCAGTGCCTGTTTGTCGCCTTTCGTGGATCGCCAGATGTACTGAAATATCCgattaatatttaa